One window of the Gammaproteobacteria bacterium genome contains the following:
- a CDS encoding DMT family transporter — translation MTATTLSEPYRTSGSEHTDSVGRRGYAIGLMIASSVVISFTGLIVRHVDADPMVMNFYRALSLMVAVTLILAIQYRRMAITHVIRIGWPGIVGGVMLTVAAISFLQSMTHTTVANTLFILGAIPFFTAVLAWIFLRERPARATLWAMVIAFSGITVMLGEGFGSGSAYGNLMAMVTAICFSIYTVLVRRNRHVNMLPALLVSTVLIILVAGVSSYGSLTISTGDLVLCVLWGGVLSGFTSVCFIVASRHLAAAELTLFMLLEFALGPVWVWLFVNEIPSRWTLLGGSLVVAAVITRALVEWRQPLPSGSG, via the coding sequence GTGACCGCGACAACTTTGTCTGAACCCTATAGGACTTCAGGTTCTGAGCACACCGACTCAGTCGGGCGCCGCGGATATGCTATTGGATTGATGATTGCGAGTTCGGTGGTGATCAGTTTTACCGGCTTGATTGTTCGTCATGTGGACGCTGACCCCATGGTCATGAATTTCTATCGTGCCTTGTCACTCATGGTCGCGGTTACGCTTATTCTGGCCATTCAGTATCGCCGTATGGCCATTACCCATGTGATCCGGATTGGCTGGCCCGGAATTGTTGGTGGGGTGATGCTGACCGTGGCAGCAATCTCGTTCCTCCAGTCGATGACGCATACCACTGTTGCCAACACGCTGTTTATTCTGGGGGCTATTCCTTTTTTTACTGCTGTGCTGGCCTGGATTTTCCTGAGAGAGCGGCCCGCACGGGCGACGCTGTGGGCAATGGTGATCGCCTTTTCCGGCATCACGGTCATGCTGGGTGAGGGATTCGGCTCGGGGTCAGCCTACGGAAATCTCATGGCAATGGTCACGGCGATCTGTTTTTCTATTTATACGGTACTCGTGCGGCGCAACCGTCACGTTAATATGCTGCCGGCACTGCTGGTCTCGACGGTATTGATCATACTGGTTGCCGGTGTGAGTAGTTACGGCAGTCTCACGATCTCCACCGGTGACCTGGTGTTGTGTGTCCTCTGGGGTGGCGTACTGTCTGGGTTTACCAGTGTCTGTTTCATCGTTGCATCTCGCCACCTGGCAGCGGCAGAGTTGACGCTGTTTATGCTGTTGGAATTTGCCCTCGGACCGGTCTGGGTGTGGTTGTTCGTGAACGAGATCCCTTCGCGTTGGACATTGTTAGGGGGCAGTCTGGTCGTCGCAGCCGTAATCACGCGGGCACTGGTCGAATGGCGTCAACCCCTGCCGTCTGGTTCGGGGTAG